Proteins from one Caulobacter sp. 73W genomic window:
- a CDS encoding ATP-binding protein, with translation MKQVRIDVIDDGPGVPPDAVERLFTPYVQGAARTAKTYGGTGLGLAVSRDLAELMGGRVQARAGTPRGSVFSVILPMPVGQASVALPAA, from the coding sequence ATGAAGCAGGTGCGCATCGACGTGATTGATGATGGTCCTGGCGTGCCGCCGGACGCCGTGGAGCGTCTGTTCACGCCCTATGTGCAAGGCGCGGCGCGGACGGCCAAGACCTATGGCGGCACGGGGCTGGGCCTGGCGGTGAGCCGTGATCTGGCCGAGCTGATGGGCGGGCGGGTGCAGGCGCGGGCCGGCACGCCGCGCGGCTCCGTCTTCAGCGTGATCCTGCCAATGCCGGTGGGCCAGGCTTCGGTGGCGCTCCCGGCGG